A single genomic interval of Oceanithermus profundus DSM 14977 harbors:
- a CDS encoding ABC transporter ATP-binding protein: MNRDATPLMEVNHLKKWFPIRGGILSRTVGHVKAVNDVSFYVNRGEVLGLVGESGSGKTTVGRTILRLIEPTDGEVIFDGTDVVGLSKPELRPFRRRMQIIFQDPFASLNPRMTVGDIIAEPLIIHRLVKTAQERTDRVAELLKLVGLSPDHMRRYPHEFSGGQRQRIGIARALAVDPEFIVADEPVSALDVSIQAQVVNLLQDLKDELGLTLLFIAHDLAVVEYVSDRIAVMYLGKIMEMAPANELYTNPKHPYSEALLSAVPVPDPTIKRERIVLEGDIPSPINPPSGCVFRTRCRYAIPECAETVPELREVSPGHYKACIRDDIF, encoded by the coding sequence ATGAACAGGGACGCCACGCCCCTCATGGAAGTCAACCACCTCAAGAAGTGGTTCCCGATTCGCGGCGGTATCCTCTCGCGCACCGTGGGGCACGTCAAAGCGGTGAACGACGTCAGCTTCTACGTCAACCGCGGCGAAGTGCTCGGGCTGGTGGGCGAGTCGGGTTCGGGCAAGACCACCGTGGGCCGCACCATCCTGCGCCTCATCGAGCCCACCGACGGCGAGGTCATCTTCGACGGCACCGACGTGGTGGGGCTGTCCAAGCCCGAGCTGCGGCCCTTCCGCCGCCGCATGCAGATCATCTTCCAGGACCCGTTCGCCTCGCTCAACCCGCGCATGACCGTGGGCGACATCATTGCCGAGCCGCTGATCATCCACCGGCTCGTCAAGACGGCCCAGGAGCGTACCGACCGGGTGGCCGAGCTGCTCAAGCTCGTGGGCCTCTCGCCGGACCACATGCGCCGCTACCCCCACGAGTTCTCCGGCGGGCAGCGCCAGCGCATCGGCATCGCCCGCGCCCTCGCGGTGGATCCCGAGTTCATCGTCGCCGACGAGCCCGTTTCCGCGCTCGACGTCTCCATTCAGGCCCAGGTCGTCAACCTGCTGCAGGACCTCAAGGACGAGCTGGGGCTGACCCTGCTCTTCATCGCCCACGACCTCGCGGTCGTCGAATACGTTTCCGATCGCATCGCGGTGATGTACCTGGGCAAGATCATGGAGATGGCGCCGGCCAACGAGCTCTACACCAACCCGAAGCACCCCTACTCCGAGGCCCTGCTCTCGGCGGTGCCGGTGCCCGACCCCACGATCAAGCGCGAACGCATCGTGCTCGAGGGCGACATCCCCAGCCCCATCAACCCGCCTTCGGGCTGCGTCTTCCGCACCCGCTGCCGCTACGCCATTCCCGAGTGCGCCGAGACCGTGCCCGAGCTGCGCGAGGTTTCCCCGGGGCACTACAAGGCCTGCATCCGCGACGACATCTTCTGA